DNA sequence from the Candidatus Aegiribacteria sp. genome:
TGAAAACCGATTGGTTCTGCAAGGATAATGCAGGTTTCCCCGCTGACAGGTGATATGAATGATTGTCCTGTAAGGGAGGCAGGAACTTCAGTCATCACCTCCATATCCTCCAGATCGGTACCCGTTATGGCATACTGTGTTTCAGCGTATTTCCCCGGTTCCTGTACCCACCCTAGAGTAGCAGCCTCGTAAGTGTAATTCACGCTCCAGGCCATAATGATAGCGTAGTAAGTGACAATGATGAAGCCTACGCCGACCGCGAACCATCCGAACCATTCAAGTCTGGGACTTATTTTCTTGAACGCGCCCGGAGCCGCCTGGTGGAACTTGTGCCCGATGCTGAACTCAAGCATCAGCAATGGAATTCCCGCCATGAACAGGCATATGAAATAGGCGACAAGGAAAGCGCCCCCGCCATTTTCATACGTGATATATGGGAACCGCCAGATATTTCCCAGCCCGATGGCTGATCCGATTGCGGCAAGGACAAAAGCGGTTCTGCTGTTCCAGGTTTCTCTGTGAGCGGCCATTATTCTCTCCTTCAGTTATCACTTTGTAGAAGGAACCCCGTTACGCACAGTAAATTACTGCTAACTGACACAGGGTCAGGTCAAGGGGGAAGCACCGGTTATCGTCCATGCTTTCTTCTAATCCTGGCCCACAGTCTCACTCTTCCAAGAATACTCAGAACAGCGCCGTAGAAACAGAGGTATTTACAGAAAAATCTGGGAAAGAATATCATGAAGCAGATGGAAGCAATTGCACCTGTGAATGATCCGACAATGAAATACGAGTATATGGTATGGAAGGGATCTATCTGGCAGAAAAGAGAAGCAGGAATGATCTTGCCGAAGAACCCTTTCCCGGTAAGAATGAGCGCACCGATAAATACGACAGTCAACACATACTTGAAGTTAATGAGAAATCTGTGAACCTTCTTCGGGAAAGCGGGAGGCCGGGGAACGTTCATCTTACCGAGAAGATCCTGCAGGGCTCCGAATGGACATACCCATCCGCAATAAATCCTTCCGATGAAAAGACTCCATATCATAGGCAGCAGTAGAACCGCGACACCGACCCCACCGAGAAAAATCACTCCGCCGGGAAGGAAGATGTATTGAAACACACCCAGCGGACAGTAGGATCCCTGTACGAAGAAACCAAGGATTAGAATAGAGATCGCCTGAACAGTCATATGAGCGATTTTTCTCCTGTGTCTATCGGTCTTCCTGCGGCCGCGATATCGCTTTTTCAGAAATGTGGCTGCTGGGAGTAGAATAGCGGTGGCTATTATTATCAGTTGTGTTCTTCGAACCCCTCCCCCGGAAGGATTGATACAGCCATTACTTCCTCGGTAGTGAGGGCAGAGGCGGTCTTCAGGAGCAGGGCATGCTGCCTCAGGGGGGAGATTTAGTGGGCAGCCGCTTGATTCGATCTGAAGAGAGGATGTTGTTTCGGAGATATTTACATCAATCAAAGCGGTTGAATCTGTCTGTTCTCCCGGGTTGTCACAAAGGAGGTTTTCATTGAAATCGCGGTAAAACGTGCAGCGTTGACTATCCTCTGAACAAGCTTCACCAGGAGTAAGATTAA
Encoded proteins:
- a CDS encoding 4Fe-4S binding protein — encoded protein: MRISALVLIIFTAVLFAFCPLGLPPEEACSADNPSCALFVDENADGLCDNPDPEPGGSSDQDTVETEEVPEIINTEDPAEEQQEPPPDSVQQTDIPEVIAEEDDSAVTVEISEEVTESAVIIEETEIDVLEDSVIVDTVTVEETEVSLIHCPLNLTPGEACSEDSQRCTFYRDFNENLLCDNPGEQTDSTALIDVNISETTSSLQIESSGCPLNLPPEAACPAPEDRLCPHYRGSNGCINPSGGGVRRTQLIIIATAILLPAATFLKKRYRGRRKTDRHRRKIAHMTVQAISILILGFFVQGSYCPLGVFQYIFLPGGVIFLGGVGVAVLLLPMIWSLFIGRIYCGWVCPFGALQDLLGKMNVPRPPAFPKKVHRFLINFKYVLTVVFIGALILTGKGFFGKIIPASLFCQIDPFHTIYSYFIVGSFTGAIASICFMIFFPRFFCKYLCFYGAVLSILGRVRLWARIRRKHGR